A part of Cystobacter ferrugineus genomic DNA contains:
- a CDS encoding glycosyltransferase family 2 protein, protein MSSRAGIALGVVLYRNPLEEVRRLIASLELCRSAPGTPPFQVCWWDNSPEDSLREPLARLVPAPDYHFAGSNLGFGAAHNRMMARVFASPGVSGYVCVNPDGVLHPDCLARLVEEASRVPRTGLVEARLFPDEHPKRYHPVTHETPWCSGCVLLVTRELWRTVGGFDEHFFMYCEDVDLSWRARAAGFSVRLAPQALVHHYTVTRETSRTRELSVRRSAALLGAKYGNERFMRARLQEYLALGGAPFTLPPVTRLERRFARIVDFAHLFDFAEVRW, encoded by the coding sequence GTGAGCTCGCGGGCAGGCATCGCGTTGGGGGTTGTCCTCTACCGCAATCCACTCGAGGAGGTGCGCCGGCTCATCGCCTCGCTCGAGCTGTGCCGGAGCGCTCCGGGAACGCCCCCCTTCCAGGTGTGCTGGTGGGACAACTCGCCCGAGGACTCCCTGCGCGAGCCCCTCGCTCGGCTCGTGCCCGCGCCCGACTACCACTTCGCCGGGTCCAACCTCGGCTTTGGTGCCGCGCACAACCGGATGATGGCGCGGGTGTTCGCCTCACCCGGCGTGAGTGGCTACGTGTGCGTGAACCCGGATGGGGTGTTGCACCCGGACTGTCTGGCACGACTGGTGGAAGAGGCCAGCCGCGTGCCCCGGACGGGCCTGGTGGAGGCCCGGCTGTTCCCGGACGAGCACCCCAAGCGCTACCACCCGGTGACGCATGAGACGCCCTGGTGCAGTGGCTGTGTGCTGCTCGTCACCCGGGAGCTGTGGCGGACCGTGGGCGGCTTCGACGAGCACTTCTTCATGTATTGCGAGGACGTGGACCTGTCCTGGCGCGCCCGTGCCGCGGGCTTCTCCGTGCGTCTGGCCCCCCAGGCGCTCGTCCACCACTACACCGTGACGCGCGAGACGAGCCGCACCCGGGAGCTGAGCGTGCGCCGCAGCGCCGCCCTGCTGGGCGCCAAGTACGGCAACGAGCGTTTCATGCGGGCCCGTCTCCAGGAATACCTGGCGCTGGGGGGAGCGCCTTTCACCCTTCCTCCCGTGACCCGCCTGGAACGGCGTTTCGCGCGGATCGTGGACTTCGCTCACCTTTTCGACTTCGCCGAGGTTCGCTGGTGA
- a CDS encoding ABC transporter ATP-binding protein, with the protein MPHPPMDAIVLRDVVKSFRKSTIRGEYTTFKSELVRWLRGQRRQQQPDTVIEALRGINLTIPRGKTVGIIGRNGSGKSTLLKLITGIYSPTSGSVEINGRISALLDLGAGFHPDFSGRENILINGVILGLSRAEIRERMDEIIAFSELGDFIDEPVRTYSSGMYMRLAFAVATHVDPEILIIDEILAVGDEHFSRKSLQKMTDFQKSGKTIVLVTHDLGTLERWCDLAAWIDGGRIREVGPPAELVRHYKQAVLLAEARGSALLAPALAGDGGALPELASPPHVAAVSAQAQLRLGEVRLLTREGVSATEVDTEDALELQLEFSTQSEVQQGGFGWSLQRADGSLVYETSTLVDAVPLPQPLPAQGMVRLRLERLGLMPGQYKVAVSALAADGTPYESRPEACTFNVRSSLTDQGITRVPHRWELLTHEATVSSPPEKAVSA; encoded by the coding sequence ATGCCCCACCCCCCCATGGATGCCATCGTCCTCCGCGACGTGGTGAAGAGCTTTCGGAAGAGCACCATCCGAGGCGAATACACGACCTTCAAGTCCGAGCTGGTGCGATGGTTGCGCGGCCAGCGTCGGCAGCAGCAGCCAGACACGGTCATCGAGGCGCTCCGGGGCATCAACCTGACGATTCCCCGGGGCAAGACGGTGGGGATCATCGGCCGCAATGGCTCGGGCAAGAGCACGCTGCTCAAGCTCATCACCGGCATCTATTCGCCCACCTCGGGCTCGGTGGAGATCAACGGCCGCATCTCCGCCCTGCTGGACCTGGGCGCCGGCTTCCACCCGGACTTCTCCGGGCGGGAGAACATCCTCATCAACGGCGTCATCCTGGGCCTGTCCCGCGCGGAGATCCGCGAGCGCATGGATGAAATCATCGCCTTCAGCGAACTGGGCGACTTCATCGATGAGCCCGTGCGCACGTACTCCAGCGGCATGTACATGCGCCTGGCCTTCGCGGTGGCCACGCACGTGGACCCGGAGATCCTCATCATCGATGAGATCCTCGCGGTGGGTGACGAGCACTTCAGCCGCAAGAGCTTGCAGAAGATGACGGACTTCCAGAAGTCCGGGAAGACGATCGTCCTCGTCACCCATGATCTGGGGACGCTGGAGCGCTGGTGCGATCTCGCCGCGTGGATCGACGGTGGGCGCATCCGCGAAGTGGGGCCGCCCGCGGAGCTCGTCCGCCACTACAAGCAGGCCGTGCTGCTGGCCGAGGCCAGGGGCAGCGCGTTGCTGGCGCCCGCACTGGCCGGGGATGGTGGCGCGCTCCCCGAGTTGGCGAGCCCTCCTCACGTAGCCGCCGTGTCCGCCCAGGCGCAGTTGCGTCTGGGCGAGGTCCGGTTGCTGACCCGCGAGGGCGTGTCCGCCACGGAAGTGGACACGGAAGACGCGCTGGAGCTGCAGCTCGAGTTCTCCACCCAGAGCGAGGTGCAGCAGGGGGGCTTCGGATGGAGCCTCCAGCGCGCCGATGGCTCCCTGGTGTACGAGACGAGCACGCTCGTGGACGCCGTGCCGCTGCCGCAGCCCCTGCCCGCCCAGGGCATGGTGCGGCTGAGGCTGGAGCGGCTCGGGTTGATGCCCGGCCAGTACAAGGTGGCGGTGTCCGCGCTCGCGGCGGATGGGACACCCTACGAGTCGCGCCCGGAGGCCTGTACCTTCAACGTGCGCTCGTCTCTGACGGACCAGGGCATCACGCGAGTGCCGCATCGCTGGGAGTTGCTGACCCACGAGGCCACGGTCTCCTCTCCTCCGGAGAAGGCCGTCAGCGCGTGA